In Cellulomonas wangsupingiae, the genomic window AGTCCTCTCGGTGGGGGTCACCCCACCCTAGCCGCAATTCATCAGACCTTTGCACCTCGGCCGGACGCGACTGTCGCCACGGGCTCGCGGCCAGGCGTACGTTGGTCGCACGAAACATCAGATGACTTGGAGCGCACGATGAACCCCACGTACCGCGTCGGCGTCACCGCCGACGGCTTCCTGCCCGACGGCACGTCCCGCTTCGGCGACCTCGGCCTCGAGCGCCTCACGGTCGCCGGGCTCGAGTGGGAGTACCTGCCGCCGCTCGCGCACGAGCTCACCGCCGACGCCCTCGCGCCCTACGACGCCATCCTGTCGCTCGGCCACCTCGGGCTCACGCGCGACGCCGCGGCCGCGGCCCCCCGGCTGCGCCACCTCGCGCGGTACGGCGCGGGGTACGACGGCATCGACGTCCCCGGGCTCGCGGCCGAGGGCGTCGTCGTGACGAACACGCCCGACGCCGTCCGCCGCCCGCTCGCGCTCGCGGCGCTCACGCTGCTGCTCGCGCTGGCCCACCGGCTCCCCGAGAACCACCGGGCGGCCGCCGAGGGTCGCTGGGCCGACCGCGGCCGCTACCGCGGGCCCGGCGTCGTCGGCCGCACGGTCGGGATCGTCGGCCTGGGCAGCGTCGGCTGCGAGGTCGCCGACCTCGTCCGCCCGCTGGGGATGCGCGTGCTGGCGACCGACCGCCGCGGCGACGTCGCCCGCGCCGAGCGCGTGGGCGCCGAGCTCGTGACGCTCGACCGGCTGGCCGCCGAGTCGGACTACGTCGTCCTGACCGCCGCCCTGACGCCGTCCTCCCACCACCTCGTCGACGCCGGCTTCCTGGCCGCCATGCGACC contains:
- a CDS encoding 2-hydroxyacid dehydrogenase, with the protein product MNPTYRVGVTADGFLPDGTSRFGDLGLERLTVAGLEWEYLPPLAHELTADALAPYDAILSLGHLGLTRDAAAAAPRLRHLARYGAGYDGIDVPGLAAEGVVVTNTPDAVRRPLALAALTLLLALAHRLPENHRAAAEGRWADRGRYRGPGVVGRTVGIVGLGSVGCEVADLVRPLGMRVLATDRRGDVARAERVGAELVTLDRLAAESDYVVLTAALTPSSHHLVDAGFLAAMRPTAHLVNVGRGGLVDHDALRAALAAGRIAGAGLDVLDPEPPAPDDPLLTREDVVVTPHALCWTEDFTQAVATSAVEAIVDVAQGRRPVHALDASALRHARHARLVP